One window of the Mixophyes fleayi isolate aMixFle1 chromosome 6, aMixFle1.hap1, whole genome shotgun sequence genome contains the following:
- the LOC142095333 gene encoding general transcription factor II-I repeat domain-containing protein 2-like, which translates to MAKRKKDDEYRIFRDEWTEEFAFVERAGSAVCLICNDKIASMKRSNVKRHFDTRHATFASKYPAGDSRKKAAQELLSRVQASQQQLRVWTRQGDYNSASFAGSLAIVRNGKPFTDGEYAKTFMLDVANELFDDLPNKDKIIKRIQDMPLSARTVHDRTIMMANKVEETQVKDINAAPFFSLALDESTDVSHLSQFSVIARYAVDDTLREESLAVLAIKGSTRGEDLFKSFMEFAQEKNLPMDKLLSVCTDGAPCMVGKNKGFVALLREHENRPILSFHCILHQEALCAQMCDGQFGEVMSLVIRVINFIAARALNDRQFKTLLDEVGNNYPGLLLHSNVRWLSRGKVLSRFAACLNEIQTFLEMKGIEHPELAETEWLLKFYYLVDMTEHLNQLNVKMQGIGNTVLSLQQAVFAFENKLELFIMDLETGRLLHFEKLSQFKDACTASEPIQNFDLHQLAGFTSSLQQSFKARFTEFREHARLFKFITHPTECSLNTADLSYIAGVSVRDFELEVADLKASDMWVNKFKSLNEDLERITRQKAELASKHMWTEIKKLQPEDQLILKTWNALPVTYHTLQRVSIAVLTMCHGH; encoded by the coding sequence ATggcgaaaagaaaaaaagatgatgAGTATCGTATATTTCGGGACGAATGGACCGAAGAATTCGCCTTTGTGGAGAGAGCAGGTTCTGCGGTGTGTCTAATTTGCAATGACAAAATTGCATCGATGAAACGGTCGAATGTAAAGCGGCACTTCGACACGCGCCATGCTACCTTTGCATCAAAATACCCTGCGGGAGACAGCAGAAAGAAAGCGGCCCAAGAGCTACTGAGCAGGGTGCAAGCTAGCCAGCAGCAACTCCGCGTATGGACCCGGCAAGGTGACTATAATTCCGCTAGCTTTGCTGGATCTTTAGCAATAGTGAGGAACGGAAAACCATTCACAGATGGCGAGTATGCTAAAACGTTCATGCTGGATGTAGCCAATGAACTTTTTGATGATCTTCCGAACAAAGACAAGATAATCAAACGGATACAAGACATGCCTCTGTCGGCAAGAACTGTTCATGATCGTACCATCATGATGGCAAACAAAGTGGAGGAAACGCAAGTGAAGGACATAAATGCAGCGCCGTTCTTTTCCCTGGCTTTGGATGAGTCAACAGACGTGAGCCATTTGTCGCAGTTCAGCGTGATTGCAAGATATGCTGTTGATGACACACTGCGCGAAGAAAGTCTTGCTGTTCTGGCAATAAAAGGGTCCACAAGAGGTGAGGATTTATTCAAGTCTTTCATGGAGTTTGCTCAAGAAAAAAATCTACCTATGGATAAACTTCTCTCAGTGTGTACTGATGGTGCTCCGTGTATGGTGGGGAAAAACAAAGGATTTGTGGCGCTTCTTCGTGAACATGAAAATAGACCCATCCTAAGTTTCCATTGCATTCTACACCAGGAGGCACTTTGTGCTCAGATGTGTGACGGGCAGTTTGGCGAAGTGATGTCGCTGGTCATTCGTGTGATCAACTTTATTGCTGCCCGAGCCTTAAATGATCGCCAGTTTAAAACACTGCTGGATGAAGTTGGAAATAACTATCCTGGTCTGCTTTTGCACAGCAATGTGCGTTGGTTGTCAAGAGGGAAGGTGCTTAGCCGTTTTGCGGCTTGCCTGAATGAAATCCAGACTTTTCTTGAAATGAAAGGCATCGAGCATCCTGAGCTAGCCGAAACTGAGTGGCTCCTCAAGTTTTACTATCTTGTAGATATGACTGAACATCTGAACCAGCTCAACGTGAAAATgcaaggcattggaaatacagtGTTATCCCTTCAACAAGCTGTGTTTGCTTTTGAAAACAAGCTAGAGCTCTTCATTATGGATCTTGAAACAGGTCGTTTACTACATTTTGAAAAACTGAGCCAGTTTAAAGATGCATGCACAGCAAGTGAGCCCATTCAAAACTTTGATCTCCACCAGCTAGCTGGCTTCACATCCAGTCTCCAACAGTCCTTCAAAGCACGCTTTACAGAATTTCGTGAGCACGCTCGTCTTTTTAAGTTCATCACCCATCCAACCGAGTGTTCACTGAACACAGCCGACCTGAGTTACATTGCTGGTGTCTCCGTCAGAGATTTTGAATTAGAAGTGGCTGACCTGAAGGCCTCAGACATGTGGGTGAATAAGTTCAAGTCACTGAATGAAGATTTGGAAAGAATCACACGACAGAAAGCGGAGTTGGCGAGCAAGCACATGTGGACAGAAATTAAAAAACTTCAACCCGAAGACCAGCTGATTCTCAAAACTTGGAACGCGCTTCCTGTCACATACCACACACTGCAGCGTGTGAGTATTGCTGTGTTGaccatgtgtcacgggcactag